One stretch of Ursus arctos isolate Adak ecotype North America unplaced genomic scaffold, UrsArc2.0 scaffold_37, whole genome shotgun sequence DNA includes these proteins:
- the LOC125283472 gene encoding epididymal secretory protein E3-beta-like: MLSSLFPVAPQLALLTQMASSLKVLGPLLALLVPLGGLLVRSHSPSWREFRTQHYLSASWKFSDYKCDELMREREAPQDRDHHVFIYTSWHKIEQICLRKWRDRSRNVYVWAQHPFRILRCYQEGNGKSYRGHGSYSYVEFHCGGDGHVDGIEDIQVLDIKT; the protein is encoded by the coding sequence atgctctcctctctcttccccgtGGCCCCGCAGCTGGCTCTGCTGACTCAGATGGCGTCCTCCCTAAAGGTCCTAGGCCCTCTCTTGGCCCTGCTGGTTCCCCTCGGCGGGCTGCTCGTCCGCAGCCACAGCCCTTCCTGGAGGGAATTCAGGACACAGCACTACCTGAGCGCAAGCTGGAAATTCAGCGACTACAAATGCGACGAGCTCATGCGGGAGAGAGAAGCTCCCCAAGACAGGGACCACCACGTCTTCATCTATACCTCTTGGCACAAAATCGAGCAGATCTGCCTCAGGAAGTGGAGAGACCGTTCCAGAAATGTGTACGTATGGGCCCAGCATCCCTTCAGAATACTCCGGTGCTACCAGGAGGGTAACGGGAAGAGCTACCGAGGGCACGGCAGCTACAGCTACGTGGAGTTCCACTGCGGCGGGGACGGGCACGTGGACGGCATAGAGGACATCCAGGTGTTAGACATCAAGACATAG
- the LOC125282529 gene encoding ribonuclease K3-like, with product MMLDLLGPFPLLLLLLGSWGPVHPLGAWAQPPTRAQWFQIQHISGGPVQCNNAMRRVNNYTQRCKPQNTFLHTSFQNVVATCSLPTRPCKNGQNNCHRSANRIGMTFCNLTGGRFPNCRYSTTPQNQFYTVACNPPQPGDPPYPLVPVHLD from the coding sequence ATGATGCTGGATCTTCTGGgaccctttcctctcctcctgttgCTGCTGGGATCATGGGGGCCGGTGCATCCACTTGGTGCTTGGGCTCAACCCCCCACCAGGGCTCAATGGTTTCAAATTCAGCATATAAGTGGAGGTCCTGTCCAATGCAACAATGCAATGCGTCGTGTCAATAATTATACTCAGCGCTGTAAACCTCAAAACACCTTTTTGCACACCTCCTTCCAGAACGTGGTTGCTACCTGTAGTTTGCCCACCAGGCCCTGCAAGAATGGTCAGAATAACTGCCACCGGAGTGCAAATCGTATCGGCATGACCTTCTGCAATCTCACTGGAGGGAGATTCCCCAACTGCCGCTACAGCACCACTCCCCAGAACCAGTTCTACACTGTTGCCTGCAACCCTCCTCAGCCGGGGGACCCTCCCTATCCTCTGGTTCCTGTCCACTTAGATTAG